TTGATGGCCAGTCTTGTTGAACGGTATCATCAATGGCAGAAACATTTTCTTGGATTTCTTGCAATTCTTCGTTATTGAATGCTAATttattgaatatataattaaaaataaataattctaatatTTCACATTACCTATATTATAATAAAACAATGCAAATTAATTTTTGAGGACGGCAAATTTCTTTCTCCTATCAACTAAGGTCAAATAAAACAAGATACCTCCAGTGGTCTTAGACTGTACAGCACCAATGGGAAGAACCTTCTCTGGCAAGTTGGAAACCACCGGAAGCGTATTCAAATCGGTCTCCGTCGGCAGCATCCGATACCTCGGTGCACTCACGCTACGCAaccaaaaaaaacaaaaaattacacacatacacacattatacacatgtacaagagagagagagagagagagagagagaggggagaaTGTACGTTTGGCGAGAAGGGACGAGAGCAGAATTGAAGGCGTGAAAGGATTTATCAGTTGGTACAGGAATAGAACCGCAGAGAAAACCGACGGGTTTGGGTCGAACGATTTCGAGTGTCCCAACGCACTGAAGTTCTCTGGAGCCATCAACGGAGGTCGATGGTGATGATGGAGGcgatggtttctccatagaatttTGTATAAAATTTTTATCTCTCGTCTGCTTCAGTTAGGTTTCAGCGTGGCTGTTGATGGTGCTCCGCTActgcttcttcttcatttctctctCTTCTGGAACTCACAAGAAGCTACCGGTTGTTGGTCTCAAGCCAAGAAGACGGAATTGAATTCAAGCCCAAGCCCAAGCCCAAGCCCACGTTCcctcttctttctttccttaatAAAACATTTATTTCCTTTATTAATCCAAAATTTAATGATTAATTGTAGTAttagataatttttaaaaaatatatatttttgaaGAAGTAAAGAtcacataatttattaattatttttgataATAAATTTTTAGTAAAAAAGCATAAAATTCGAATCAAATGGTATAATATGAGGGAATTTTGTAATTTAGTCTTTAAGTTTTACttatattatactttaatttctgatttttgagaaattcataatttgatcttTAGATTTGAGAAATCGATTATTtaacttttataattttaatatataaaataatttagtctctgttattttattatttataataatttcattcatattattttatatattaaaattatagggactaaagtatgatatagtgtaaaatttaaattttaaataattaatttcttagaatttaaagactaaaatataatatagtgcataattcaaaaactaaataattaattttttaaaattttattactaaagtataatataagataaaattcagggaccaaattataaattttcctaTAATATGAATCCTACATCGAAACAATATATATTGGTATTTTACATTTATATATGAAATTCAATATTATCCAATTGAAATTTAATATTAAGTTTAATAATTGTAACTTGATGAGTTtaaaagttcttttttttttaatttatgtacttaatataTAACACTAAAAAAATTTGAACAATATTGttcaatagatttattcagaaataaatataatttaaataagcattttttttgaatttttaataggAAGCATTATTAAATAAATTGGAAATTTATAAAAACATGTCAACGTGATTTTATTGctttcaaaataattattttaattaaaactatttaactctaataattttttaaaattttttaggatGAGAAATGGATAAATATTtaaacaaaagaaataattgaataataaaattcaattgaattgaaTGCTTTTATTTATATGCTTTCTAAACATGCTAGTTAAATTCTTGTAAAATCATCCATGGTAACATTTTTTAactcaaaaaataaaattatattaattttaaatttccatagcgtgtttaaaagttaaaaaaaaaataaaattaattcatctgttttttatttaaataatttttatatttaaaaatctgtaataaaaatattttattaattaaaaataaaatgtaaaaaagagtacaaatcaacatataatatttttgcataaataaaactaactaaaaaattttaaaaatccaaTAGAGTTGATAGAGCATGTAAATTGGTCAATAAGTAAGCTGTATGTTCCACTCTTTGACACCATACTCTTTTTTTACGAGCTCATCAAATAACTCTTAAATTATTGAAGTGTTTAGTTTAGCtacttatttttaacttttaatttaaaatatatattttttaactaataaatcaaattaaaattaagtaattaattttttataaaattattttaaaataatttttaaataatttaagtaaTTAGTTAAAAATTGCTTAGAAGTAATTTAGTTTATTGAAATTaccaaaataaatatgtaattgaGTGATGTGATTGTTCAAATAGAATAATgttgatattttttaaaattattataataatataatattttacttGATCAAAAAGTAAGTTTAAAATAAGTAgttttaaaataagtaaataatctAAAGTAAgatatttttatttatgacttttaacttttattttaattttttttaatttataaactaaATCAAATATTATCCTAATAACTTTCTACTTATAAATAGATTTAACTgatttataagttaaattaaatacgATGAAAGATTTGCATCTCGTAAAATAAATACGATGAAAGATTTATTTCTCAATAATGATATATTTAAGATCTTACACCATAAAAATTTAAGATCTCCCGCTCAAAAGCTATCAATGATGATAGATTCAGGGAGTTATCCACAAAGAGatgcatataaaaaaaattaccatCAAGAGGAGATTAAACCCCACAAAAATTAATGGAAATTTGCTAGAGTGTATCTTAACTCATGCAAATCCACAATGGGAACACGCAATAATCTCTCATAAATCCATATGCTGTGAATACAAAAAATACAATTTCCAAGTGCAATGAAAACTCCCTAAAGTTTAACAAATTAATTATCTCACTggaatttgaaaattaaatttcaattagATAGTTTGGCAATAATCTATCGTAAGCAAGGGCAACAATGAACAagtggtttgaattgaaaatttagcaagtaataattaattataacaaGGTACAATTACGAAGGACTTTGCTTTCTGGCTAGATTTTATACATTTAATAGCCTCAAACTTGTCTCAAatatccttttctttttctttctttttttcatatACAGTTAGTGTGAATCCAATTCTCTGCAACTACAAACAAAGCGGCTCATTCATCAGCATCTACACCAAGCATGAAGAAACTCCTTTCTTGCTTCATTTCAAGAATTACAGTTAGAAGAGGCCTATGATGATATATCTGCAGAAGAACAAGTACCCTTTTGGTTAAATAACACAAATATTCAAGCTTTGATCCTCCTTAATGCGAGGTAAGCCAATAATCTATACCCCACAAACATCAATATTAGAACACCGACACAAATTCCAGGGCTAATCTGCCCTCCAACATCTTCTTCCAGGAACTTGCAGCTTGCTTTGTCACTAATTCCATGGTGGGAGCAACCCAACAACGATGAAAGTTGTCTCCCTTCACCATACTGAACGCTAATAAGCAGCCTATAGCTGTAATATGTAGTTGAAATGTACTTGATCCAAGCCATACAAGATGGTACCTTATGCACATAAAATCCTCCTGTTAGAACAAATGCTAGCATCGTTACTGTTACTATAGTTGAAGCTTGCTTAGCATCCATTATAACTGCACCTAATGCCAGGCCAAGCCCCTGAGAGACGAGCACATAGCCGAGCAGAACCAGCAGAGTCAAGAGGAACGCGACCAATTCGGGTTTTAATCCAGCCATCCAATAGGCCACAGTCAGAAAAATTGTGGGGAGAATGAGCTCCATTGGTAAGTCTCCAACTATTCGCGACATGAAATAAGAAGAAAGAGTGTACATACCCGAGGCCCTTTCCTTCATGAAGATAACTCTTTCTTGTGGAAAGGCAAACACTGCGTTAAAAGAAGGGAAGACTCCCCAGAAGATTGACATGAAGAAGAGGAGACCTAATCGATCTTGAATGTCTCGAAAATCTGAGTGCCACCACATTAGACCAGCTAATAATGCAGCTGTGATTACTTGGAACACTCTAAGAGTATTGAAGGACTCGTGTTTTCTTTCTTTGAGGCTTCTTTGAAGAAGAATGCTGAATTGGTTAAACCAAGAGGCAAAGCCAATTCTGCTGCAGCATCTACTTCCTTTGGAAGAATGGCTTCCAATTAGATTTGTTTCTTCTGTTGAAGTGATGGTGGTCTCCATACAGGTAGCTTTTACTTTTGGGGCTAGCATACTGTTGTAAGAGGCAATTAGGGATTGCTTTATGTTTGGCTTATCCCTTTCGCTTACACCATCAAGTTGGCAAACACCTGCACAAGTTAATCAAGGAAAAGAGGCCATTATAAATCTGTTTTGAGGAATCATTTCACTGAAGATTGATCCTATACTAAAAGAACTCAAATAAAATCAAGCATTTGCAGATAAGAGTCTTAACTTCAATGCACAATAACATATATGAAATTTCTCCTGGTAATCAAAACTATACAACACAATTTACCAGTTAAGCAAACCTTGAATATTAAAAAATGTATATATTTGGTCAACTTCTTGGCCGTTAACTCTATGAAATTCAAATCATACGGCTTAAGCCATGGTCAAGATTTGTATTTGtaacctttatatatatatatatacaaagaacaTGTAAAAGCTGGAAATCCTGCAATGGCAAGTTCGTAATCATAACAGCAAAAGGACAGGCACAAGCATGGTACTCTGAAACttttaatgaattaaatttcTTCAGGAACTAGGCCAGAGCAAAGGTTGAAGAAACCACAGAAACTAGGGTAAACTCAAAGTTTATATATATTTATCTGACGAAATATTACAGAACAACATTCATCTGTAAAATTATAACCAGGCCTTCTTCCTGGAACCACATACGTACACGTGTGTGCAAATTTGATGCCTTTTTTTGGAGATTACAGTGCAATGTGttgataaatttatttaaatgatatttgattCCCTGAGAATTTGTGCACATTCCCAGTAAATATTTGCTTAAACAACACTATTTGAGCATAGATTATTCAGCAGGAAAGCAAGAAAGACTTGAAAAATACTATCTTGGCTGGACCACAAGATAATTCAAGTCGATTATTAGGGACCTACAAGCATTCAAGTCTATTATTAGGGACACAAAAGCAAGAAACAAGAAATTTTTAGCTGATTGTACACATGGAAGGTGGAGACGCAAAGCAACCccctttttttaattaaaagaggtTTCCATTATTAAATTAATGAGCAAGGATATAAGAATAGGACACAGCATTCTTGGAATC
This is a stretch of genomic DNA from Hevea brasiliensis isolate MT/VB/25A 57/8 chromosome 12, ASM3005281v1, whole genome shotgun sequence. It encodes these proteins:
- the LOC110646387 gene encoding ABC transporter G family member 25, whose product is MPMFDAVESTTHGDSLEGSDQFTGFPRDTRDLPSLMLSSCYPITLRFVDVCYRLKIEKRQKGSRSNIRRILGHGPTHDQSNQTSMAMIQERTILNGITGMVSPGEILAILGPSGSGKSTLLNALAGRLQGPGFTGTILANNKKPCKQTLKRTGFVTQDDVLYPHLSVRETLIFCSLLRLPKSLSKKEKTLVAESVISELGLTKCENTIIGNSFIRGVSGGERKRVSIAHEMLINPSLLILDEPTSGLDSTAAHRLVLTLNSLAQKGKTIVTSMHQPSSRVYHMFNSVLVLSEGRCLYFGKGSESMAYFESVGFSPSFPMNPADFLLDLANGVCQLDGVSERDKPNIKQSLIASYNSMLAPKVKATCMETTITSTEETNLIGSHSSKGSRCCSRIGFASWFNQFSILLQRSLKERKHESFNTLRVFQVITAALLAGLMWWHSDFRDIQDRLGLLFFMSIFWGVFPSFNAVFAFPQERVIFMKERASGMYTLSSYFMSRIVGDLPMELILPTIFLTVAYWMAGLKPELVAFLLTLLVLLGYVLVSQGLGLALGAVIMDAKQASTIVTVTMLAFVLTGGFYVHKVPSCMAWIKYISTTYYSYRLLISVQYGEGRQLSSLLGCSHHGISDKASCKFLEEDVGGQISPGICVGVLILMFVGYRLLAYLALRRIKA